From Oryza brachyantha chromosome 9, ObraRS2, whole genome shotgun sequence, a single genomic window includes:
- the LOC102722609 gene encoding transmembrane 9 superfamily member 9 encodes MRAPEMLRWLAAAAALVALLAASPAAGFYLPGVAPTDFAKGDSLPVKVNKLTSVKTQLPYAYYSLPFCKPEIVVDSAENLGEVLRGDRIENSPYVFQMREPKMCQIVCKPPVGEKEAKELKEKIEDEYRVNMILDNLPLVVPVIRQDRNIIAYQGGYHIGVKGQYAGSKEEKHFIHNHLSFLVKFHKDDDSELSRIVGFEVKPYSVKHQLDDKWDGVNTRLSTCDPHANKLVTSSDSPQEVVAGQEIIFTYDVRFEESDIKWASRWDTYLLMTDDQIHWFSIVNSLMIVLFLSGMVAMIMLRTLYRDISRYNQLETQEEAQEETGWKLVHGDVFRPPTNSDLLCVYVGTGIQFFGMLLVTMIFAVLGFLSPSNRGGLMTAMLLVWVLMGLLAGYASSRLYKMFKGSEWKKITMRTAVLFPGIAFVIFFILNALIWGEKSSGAVPFTTMSALVLLWFGISVPLVFVGSYLGFKKPALEHPVKTNKIPRQIPEQAWYMNPIFTILIGGILPFGAVFIELFFILTSIWLHQFYYIFGFLFLVFVILIITCAEITIVLCYFQLCSEDYMWWWRSYLTSGSSALYLFLYAAFYFFTKLQITKLVSGILYFGYMLLASLAFFVLTGTIGFCACFWFTRLIYSSVKID; translated from the exons ATGCGGGCGCCGGAGATGCTCCGGtggctcgccgcggcggcggcgctcgtggccctgctcgccgcctcgcctgcCGCCGGGTTCTACCTGCCCGGCGTCGCGCCCACCGACTTTGCGAAG GGGGACTCACTTCCTGTGAAGGTGAATAAGCTTACATCAGTAAAAACTCAACTCCCCTATGCGTATTACTCCCTTCCTTTCTGCAAGCCAGAAATCGTTGTTGACAGTGCTGAGAATCTCGGTGAGGTTCTTCGTGGTGATCGCATTGAGAACTCTCCATATGTG TTTCAAATGAGAGAGCCCAAGATGTGCCAGATTGTCTGCAAACCACCTGTTGGTGAGAAAGAAGCAAAGGAGCTGAAAGAAAAGATAGAGGATGAATATCGCGTGAACAT GATTCTTGACAATCTCCCACTAGTTGTTCCTGTTATAAGGCAAGATAGGAACATTATTGCTTACCAAGGTGGCTATCATATTGGTGTCAAGGGCCAATACGCCGGA AGCAAGGAAGAGAAGCACTTCATTCACAACCATTTGTCCTTTTTAGTGAAGTTCCACAAGGATGATGATTCAGAACTCTCTAGAATAGTGGGATTCGAGGTCAAGCCATACAG TGTTAAGCATCAACTTGACGATAAATGGGATGGAGTAAACACTCGCCTGAGCACTTGTGATCCTCATGCTAACAAGCTTGTAACAAGTTCAGATTCTCCTCAGGAGGTCGTAGCTGGTCAAGAAATCATATTCACCTATGATGTTCGCTTTGAG GAGAGTGACATTAAGTGGGCTTCCCGTTGGGACACCTATCTGTTGATGACTGATGATCAGATTCACTGGTTTTCTATCGTCAACTCTCTCATGATCGTGCTTTTCCTGTCTGGTATGGTTGCCATGATAATGCTTCGCACTCTATATAGAGATATATCTAGATACAACCAACTTGAAACGCAAGAAGAAGCGCAAGAGGAAACTGGCTGGAAGCTTGTTCATGGAGATGTGTTCCGGCCCCCAACCAACTCTGATTTACTTTGTGTTTATGTTGGTACTGGTATCCAATTCTTTGGCATGCTGCTGGTTACAATGATTTTTGCGGTTCTGGGTTTCCTTTCTCCATCAAATCGGGGAGGATTGATGACCGCGATGCTTCTTGTCTGGGTCTTGATGGGGTTGCTTGCTGGTTATGCTTCTTCACGCCTCTACAAGATGTTCAAGGGTTCAGAGTGGAAGAAAATAACTATGCGCACGGCCGTCTTGTTTCCAGGGATtgcttttgttattttcttcataTTGAATGCTCTTATTTGGGGGGAGAAGTCATCTGGTGCTGTTCCTTTCACCACTATGTCCGCCTTGGTCCTCCTTTGGTTTGGTATCTCAGTGCCCCTTGTGTTTGTTGGGAGCTATCTTGGGTTCAAGAAACCTGCTTTGGAGCATCCAGTAAAAACCAACAAGATTCCAAGGCAGATCCCTGAGCAAGCTTGGTACATGAATCCAATCTTCACTATTCTAATTGGTGGCATTCTACCATTTGGTGCTGTTTTCATTGAGCTATTCTTCATCCTGACATCAATCTGGCTTCACCAATTCTACTATATCTTTGGCTTCCTCTTCCTCGTATTTGTTATCCTCATCATCACCTGTGCCGAAATTACAATCGTGCTCTGCTATTTCCAACTGTGCAGCGAGGACTACATGTGGTGGTGGAGATCTTACCTCACCTCAGGATCCTCTGCACTTTATCTCTTCTTATATGCTGCTTTCTACTTCTTCACGAAGCTGCAGATTACTAAGCTGGTGTCTGGTATCTTGTACTTTGGATACATGCTGCTTGCCTCGTTGGCTTTCTTCGTGCTCACTGGCACTATTGGTTTCTGCGCTTGCTTCTGGTTCACGAGGTTGATTTATTCGTCTGTGAAGATTGATTAG
- the LOC102706038 gene encoding probable purine permease 5, producing MGKDHAGDGRHHHVIQVPASASEVAAVEETETTDPADCSLHQKAAEMVASSMEAYRSKPLSFWLLLLLSAGAMLTAFPASSLLSRLYYNNGGNSKWILSWSAVAGWPLPALFLLPYYLLGKASPTPLSLKLCAWYVLLGFLSAADNLMYAWAYAYLPASTASLVAASSLVFSALFGYAIVKNRLRLSSLNAIVVITAGVVIIALDSQSDRYPGITDKQYTLGLVWDVLGSALHGLIFALSELVFVKILGRRSFHVVLEQQAMVSFCAFAFTSVGVAVNGDFPAMRREAAGFKHGEVSYVMVMVWSAVTFQLGVLGGTGVLFLASTVLAGVLNAVRVPVTSIAAVIWFHDPMSGFKILSLVITVWGFGSYMVGHSSTKKASTN from the exons ATGGGGAAGgaccacgccggcgacggccgccaTCACCATGTTATCCAAGTCCCAGCCTCAG CATCAGAAGTTGCAGCGGTGGAGGAGACTGAGACCACTGATCCAGCAGACTGCTCCCTGCATCAGAAGGCAGCCGAGATGGTTGCCTCATCCATGGAGGCATACCGGAGCAAGCCGCTCTCCTTCTGGCTGCTGCTCCTTCTCAGCGCCGGCGCGATGCTCACGGCGTTCCCGGCGTCGAGCCTCCTGTCGCGGCTGTACTACAATAACGGAGGCAACAGCAAGTGGATCTTGTCGTggtccgccgtcgccggctggccgctgccggcgctcttCCTGCTCCCGTACTACCTCCTCGGCAaggcgtcgccgacgccgctgtCGCTGAAGCTGTGCGCCTGGTACGTCCTGCTCGGCTTCCTCAGCGCCGCCGACAACCTCATGTACGCCTGGGCCTACGCCTATCTCCCGGCGTCCACCgcgtcgctcgtcgccgcgtcgtcgctggTGTTCTCGGCGCTGTTCGGCTACGCCATCGTGAAGAACAGGCTGCGGCTGTCGTCGCTGAACGCCATCGTCGTCATCACCGCCGGCGTGGTGATCATCGCGCTGGACTCGCAGTCGGACAGGTACCCGGGGATCACCGACAAGCAGTACACGCTAGGGCTCGTCTGGGACGTCCTCGGGTCGGCGCTCCACGGCCTCATCTTCGCGCTGTCGGAGCTCGTGTTCGTCAAGATCCTCGGCCGGAGGTCGTTCCACGTGGTGCTGGAGCAGCAGGCGATGGTGTCGTTCTGCGCCTTCGCGTTCACGTCCGTGGGGGTCGCCGTGAACGGCGACTTCCCGGCGATGCGGCGGGAGGCAGCCGGGTTCAAGCACGGCGAGGTGTCGTACGTGATGGTGATGGTGTGGTCGGCGGTGACGTTCCAGCTGGGCGTACTGGGAGGCACCGGCGTGCTGTTCTTGGCGTCGACcgtcctcgccggcgtgcTGAACGCCGTGAGGGTGCCGGTGACGAGCATCGCGGCGGTCATCTGGTTCCATGACCCCATGAGCGGGTTCAAGATCCTATCTTTGGTCATCACCGTGTGGGGGTTTGGCTCCTACATGGTTGGCCACTCTTCTACCAAGAAAGCATCCACAAATTAA
- the LOC102706321 gene encoding cytochrome b561, DM13 and DOMON domain-containing protein At5g54830-like — protein MATAALRLAVIVAVVWSSSAACPHTNLTAGFAADFTMLQHQLRGRVSLPDDGSCALRLTRFDLLAASSSARFWAAEGASLADLAAGRPFSPHALNATFRNATLLLPFSSPLPPLLALYDPDTSSDLGHVFLPVSGSNDSGAPATVPTMFDNCLPLADNKYRLRWTLNASAATVEIGLEAAVGSEYYMAFGWADPKANSPAMIHSDVVVAGFTEEGMPFAEDYYITDYSECTLGTDGSPVSGVCPDNVYDEGKNDSRLVYGHRRDGVSFVRYQRKLDTEDAKYDVPVSATEEMAVVWATGKLRPPDSLRAHYLPQNHGGPRDSTYGFARVNLSETVDSCNGPLDADNKEDQERIIADAKTPLVVTSAPAVRYPNPPNPDKVIYINKKEAPLLKVERGVPVKFSVQAGHDVALYITSDPIGGNATLRNKTEVIYAGGRDSHGVPATPTELLWLPDRNTPDLVYYQSLYEPKMGWKVQVVDGGLSDMYNSSVLLDDQQVTLFWTLSHDSISIAARGEKKSGYLAIGFGTGMLNSYAYVGWVGNDGVGRVNTYWIDGKSATGIHPTSENLTYVRCKSENGIITFEFTRPLKPPCSGRVECKNIIDPTTPLKVIWAMGASWSGNSLTGNNMHSVTSSRPIRVLLLRGSAEAEQDLRPVLAVHGFMMFVAWGILLPGGILAARYLKSLKGDGWYQIHVYLQYSGIAIMFLGVLFAAAELRGFYVSSVHVKFGVAALLLAGLQPLNAYFRPKRPANGEVSSRNRVLWEYLHVITGRSAIIVGIVALFTGMKHLGHRYDSENVEELTWALMLWVLSAIVVALYLEYKEVKRGSGDRSFRGHWVLGNTEEDDSVDLLHPDSTNRNSESSTSGLMEVQLEPLAR, from the coding sequence atggccaccgccgccctccgcctcgCTGTAATTGTGGCCGTGGtgtggtcgtcgtcggccgcgTGCCCGCACACCAACCTCACCGCGGGCTTCGCTGCGGACTTCACCATGCTGCAGCACCAGCTCCGCGGCAGGGTCAGCCTCCCGGACGACGGCTCCTGCGCGCTGCGGCTCACCCGCTTCGACCTCctcgcggcctcctcctccgcgcgctTCTGGGCCGCGGAGGGGGCCTCCctcgccgacctcgccgccggccgcccctTCTCGCCCCACGCGCTCAACGCCACCTTCCGCAACGCCACCCTCCTGCTCCCCTTCTCCAGCCCGCTCCCGCCGCTCCTCGCACTCTACGACCCCGACACCTCCTCCGACCTCGGCCACGTCTTCCTCCCCGTCTCTGGCTCCAACGACTCCGGCGCGCCGGCGACTGTGCCCACCATGTTCGATAACTGCCTCCCTCTCGCGGATAACAAATACCGTCTCCGTTGGACGCTCAACGCCTCTGCCGCCACCGTCGAGATCGGCCTCGAGGCCGCCGTCGGCTCCGAGTACTACATGGCGTTCGGCTGGGCGGACCCCAAGGCCAATTCTCCCGCCATGATCCATTCCGATGTTGTCGTCGCCGGCTTCACCGAGGAAGGTATGCCATTTGCCGAGGACTACTACATAACCGACTACAGCGAGTGCACCCTGGGGACGGATGGATCACCGGTTTCTGGCGTCTGCCCTGACAATGTTTACGACGAGGGGAAGAATGATTCCAGGCTGGTGTATGGTCACCGGCGGGATGGAGTGTCTTTCGTGAGGTATCAGAGGAAACTTGATACCGAGGATGCCAAGTATGACGTGCCAGTGAGTGCCACAGAGGAGATGGCAGTGGTCTGGGCCACTGGGAAGCTGCGTCCGCCGGATTCTCTAAGGGCGCACTACCTCCCGCAGAACCACGGGGGGCCTAGGGACTCAACCTATGGGTTTGCAAGGGTGAATTTGTCGGAAACGGTGGACAGTTGCAACGGACCATTGGATGCTGACAACAAGGAGGATCAGGAAAGGATCATCGCAGATGCAAAGACACCCCTGGTGGTGACATCTGCTCCAGCTGTGCGCTACCCAAACCCACCAAACCCTGACAAGGTGATTTACATCAACAAGAAGGAGGCTCCTCTGCTGAAGGTCGAAAGAGGTGTGCCGGTGAAGTTCTCGGTGCAGGCTGGTCATGATGTTGCACTTTACATCACTTCAGACCCAATTGGTGGGAACGCTACACTGCGGAATAAAACAGAGGTCATATATGCCGGTGGCCGTGATTCTCATGGTGTACCAGCAACTCCTACAGAGCTGCTTTGGCTGCCTGATCGGAATACACCTGATCTAGTCTACTACCAGTCATTATATGAACCGAAGATGGGCTGGAAAGTTCAAGTGGTTGATGGAGGCCTTAGCGACATGTATAATAGCAGCGTCCTTTTGGATGATCAGCAGGTTACTCTGTTTTGGACCCTGTCCCATGATTCTATATCTATAGCAGCTCGAGGTGAGAAGAAAAGTGGGTACCTTGCTATTGGGTTTGGGACTGGGATGCTGAACAGTTATGCTTATGTTGGCTGGGTTGGCAATGATGGAGTTGGACGAGTTAATACTTACTGGATCGATGGAAAGAGTGCAACGGGCATTCATCCCACATCTGAAAACTTAACCTATGTCAGGTGTAAGTCAGAAAATGGCATTATTACATTTGAGTTTACTCGTCCTCTCAAGCCCCCCTGTAGTGGACGGGTAGAGTGTAAGAACATCATTGATCCAACCACGCCCCTCAAGGTAAtttgggctatgggtgcaagCTGGTCAGGAAACAGCCTGACAGGCAATAACATGCATTCTGTCACAAGCAGTCGCCCCATACGCGTGCTTTTGTTGAGAGGTTCCGCAGAGGCAGAACAGGACTTGCGTCCTGTTTTGGCTGTTCATGGGTTTATGATGTTTGTTGCCTGGGGCATCTTGCTTCCTGGTGGAATACTGGCAGCCCGGTATTTGAAGAGTTTAAAAGGTGACGGATGGTACCAAATACATGTCTATCTGCAGTATTCAGGAATTGCTATAATGTTCCTTGGTGTCCTTTTCGCTGCAGCCGAGCTCCGAGGTTTTTATGTCAGCTCAGTGCATGTTAAATTTGGCGTTGCGGCTCTGCTGTTGGCAGGTCTTCAGCCACTAAATGCCTACTTCCGTCCCAAAAGACCAGCTAATGGTGAGGTTTCATCCAGGAATCGTGTACTCTGGGAGTACCTGCATGTTATCACAGGCAGGTCGGCAATCATTGTTGGAATTGTGGCACTTTTCACTGGAATGAAGCATTTAGGCCATAGGTATGATAGTGAGAATGTAGAGGAGCTCACTTGGGCATTGATGCTGTGGGTGCTTTCAGCTATAGTTGTAGCATTGTACTTGGAGTATAAAGAGGTCAAACGGGGGAGTGGCGACAGAAGCTTCAGAGGGCATTGGGTATTAGGTAACACCGAGGAAGATGATTCAGTTGATCTTTTGCATCCTGACAGTACAAACAGGAACTCAGAATCTAGTACTTCCGGTTTGATGGAGGTTCAGCTTGAACCTCTTGCTAGATGA
- the LOC102722328 gene encoding uncharacterized CRM domain-containing protein At3g25440, chloroplastic isoform X1: MVFWRYFGNLPHSLASSCTAAAVRSHMTSLAPRLLRRRSLRSAAATVVSPSGFWARLRGAGSPCPGASSFEPTRGVSERWAGARGWWFQPVRHGSTAVTLETDGGFARFSVGSSAAKKQTAGQGQRPARAQKKMSRKAKVNQLKWYRLKAKKKMKSPNPEVRIRYKLEKAKRKEEWLIEKLRKYEVPRSPEPVHDPEILTDEEKFYLKRTGEKKKNYVPVGRRGVFGGVVLNMHLHWKKHETVKVVCKPCRPGQVYEYAEELTRLSKGTVIDIKPNNTIIFYRGKNYVQPTVMSPPDTLSKQKALEKYRYEQSLEHTSQFIEKLEKELEDYQKHVALFKNRGETSEKISSEDTIVDDLTTSSDTE, translated from the exons ATGGTATTCTGGAGATATTTTGGCAATTTACCCCACAGCCTCGCGTCGTCTtgcactgccgccgccgtccggaGCCATATGACGTCCCTCGCGCCccggctcctccgccgccgatccctccgctccgccgccgcaacggtaGTCTCTCCAAG CGGCTTCTGGGCGCGGCTGCGCGGCGCGGGTTCTCCGTGCCCTGGCGCGTCGTCGTTCGAGCCTACCCGCGGCGTGTCTGAGCGTTGGGCGGGTGCGCGGGGATGGTGGTTCCAGCCTGTGCGGCACGGGAGCACGGCAGTCACACTGGAGACGGATGGCGGCTTTGCTAGGTTCTCTGTCGGCAGCAGCGCGGCTAAGAAGCAGACGGCGGGTCAGGGGCAGCGTCCAGCGAGGGCGCAGAAGAAGATGTCACGGAAGGCCAAGGTTAACCAGCTCAAGTGGTACCGCCTCAAGgccaagaagaagatgaagtcGCCCAACCCTGAAGTCAGGATTCGATACAAGCTCGAAAAG GCTAAGAGGAAAGAAGAATGGCTCATTGAGAAGCTGAGGAAGTACGAGGTCCCCAGATCACCGGAGCCTGTTCATGACCCTGAGATTCTAACTGATGAGGAGAAATTCTACCTCAAAAGAACCGGcgagaagaaaaagaactaTGTTCCTGTTGGAAGGAGAGGGGTGTTTGGCGGTGTGGTTCTCAATATGCACCTTCACTGGAAGAAGCATGAGACTGTGAAGGTGGTCTGCAAACCTTGTCGGCCTGGCCAGGTCTACGAGTACGCCGAGGAGCTGACCCGGCTGAGCAAAGGCACGGTCATTGATATTAAACCCAACAATACCATCATCTTTTATCGTGGAAAGAACTATGTGCAGCCAACAGTTATGTCACCTCCCGACACTCTCTCGAAGCAGAAG GCTTTGGAGAAATATAGGTATGAACAATCTCTTGAACATACAAGTCAATTTATCGAGAAACTAGAGAAGGAACTTGAAGATTACCAAAAGCATGTTGCTTTATTCAAGAATCGTGGAGAAACTTCTGAAAAAATCAGCAGCGAAGACACTATTGTTGATGACCTGACAACTAGCTCAGATACTGAATGA
- the LOC102722328 gene encoding uncharacterized CRM domain-containing protein At3g25440, chloroplastic isoform X2: protein MTSLAPRLLRRRSLRSAAATVVSPSGFWARLRGAGSPCPGASSFEPTRGVSERWAGARGWWFQPVRHGSTAVTLETDGGFARFSVGSSAAKKQTAGQGQRPARAQKKMSRKAKVNQLKWYRLKAKKKMKSPNPEVRIRYKLEKAKRKEEWLIEKLRKYEVPRSPEPVHDPEILTDEEKFYLKRTGEKKKNYVPVGRRGVFGGVVLNMHLHWKKHETVKVVCKPCRPGQVYEYAEELTRLSKGTVIDIKPNNTIIFYRGKNYVQPTVMSPPDTLSKQKALEKYRYEQSLEHTSQFIEKLEKELEDYQKHVALFKNRGETSEKISSEDTIVDDLTTSSDTE, encoded by the exons ATGACGTCCCTCGCGCCccggctcctccgccgccgatccctccgctccgccgccgcaacggtaGTCTCTCCAAG CGGCTTCTGGGCGCGGCTGCGCGGCGCGGGTTCTCCGTGCCCTGGCGCGTCGTCGTTCGAGCCTACCCGCGGCGTGTCTGAGCGTTGGGCGGGTGCGCGGGGATGGTGGTTCCAGCCTGTGCGGCACGGGAGCACGGCAGTCACACTGGAGACGGATGGCGGCTTTGCTAGGTTCTCTGTCGGCAGCAGCGCGGCTAAGAAGCAGACGGCGGGTCAGGGGCAGCGTCCAGCGAGGGCGCAGAAGAAGATGTCACGGAAGGCCAAGGTTAACCAGCTCAAGTGGTACCGCCTCAAGgccaagaagaagatgaagtcGCCCAACCCTGAAGTCAGGATTCGATACAAGCTCGAAAAG GCTAAGAGGAAAGAAGAATGGCTCATTGAGAAGCTGAGGAAGTACGAGGTCCCCAGATCACCGGAGCCTGTTCATGACCCTGAGATTCTAACTGATGAGGAGAAATTCTACCTCAAAAGAACCGGcgagaagaaaaagaactaTGTTCCTGTTGGAAGGAGAGGGGTGTTTGGCGGTGTGGTTCTCAATATGCACCTTCACTGGAAGAAGCATGAGACTGTGAAGGTGGTCTGCAAACCTTGTCGGCCTGGCCAGGTCTACGAGTACGCCGAGGAGCTGACCCGGCTGAGCAAAGGCACGGTCATTGATATTAAACCCAACAATACCATCATCTTTTATCGTGGAAAGAACTATGTGCAGCCAACAGTTATGTCACCTCCCGACACTCTCTCGAAGCAGAAG GCTTTGGAGAAATATAGGTATGAACAATCTCTTGAACATACAAGTCAATTTATCGAGAAACTAGAGAAGGAACTTGAAGATTACCAAAAGCATGTTGCTTTATTCAAGAATCGTGGAGAAACTTCTGAAAAAATCAGCAGCGAAGACACTATTGTTGATGACCTGACAACTAGCTCAGATACTGAATGA
- the LOC102706596 gene encoding mavicyanin-like, which produces MAWCLPLLVAVLAGFAVSLAGATDHIVGANHGWNPNIDYSLWSGNQTFYVGDLISFRYQKGTHNVFEVNQTGYDNCTMAGVAGNWTSGKDFIPLNEPRRYYFICGNGLCQAGMKVAITVHPLKHNATGDGAKSHGGSGGDAAAATAVPGAAMWLAALAVAAAAVAIVP; this is translated from the exons ATGGCGTGGTGCCTCCCGCTGCTCGTTGCCGTCCTCGCCGGCTTCGCCGTGAGCCTCGCCGGCGCGACGGACCACATCGTGGGCGCCAACCACGGGTGGAACCCCAACATCGACTACTCCCTCTGGTCCGGCAACCAGACCTTCTACGTCGGCGACCTCATCT CATTCAGGTACCAGAAGGGGACGCACAACGTGTTCGAGGTGAACCAGACGGGGTACGACAACTGCACCATGGCCGGGGTCGCCGGCAACTGGACCTCCGGCAAGGACTTCATCCCGCTCAACGAGCCTCGCCGGTACTACTTCATCTGCGGCAACGGCCTCTGCCAGGCGGGCATGAAGGTTGCCATCACCGTCCACCCGCTCAAGCACAAcgccaccggcgacggcgccaagagccacggcggcagcggcggcgacgccgctgCCGCGACCGCCGTGCCAGGCGCCGCCATGTGGCTGGCGGCGctcgcggtcgccgccgcagcggtCGCCATTGTGCCGTGA
- the LOC102722045 gene encoding uncharacterized protein At2g39795, mitochondrial-like yields the protein MARALVRRALSLAAAASSPATPSFSTAVVPLRSPLDDRLLRLLRSEISYISDRRPPHAPPKTFRSFGVEDRPGEQWVRLRATRGGEEVKVDATMCDGAAVPPADAPLFRRVESLEHGPRLHLSLIVEVSRADRVLGFICSAWPDELVVRHVLTLRDADGSSTGNGGRDFAKLEAKERESVRKFLQEREVDDELAEFLHEYMANKEKMELLRWLHIVESFVEK from the exons ATGGCGCGCGCCCTAGTCCGCCGGGctctctccctcgccgccgcggcctcctccccggcgACCCCTTCCTTCTCCAccgccgtcgtgccgctgCGCTCCCCCCTCGAcgaccgcctcctccgcctcctgcgCTCCGAGATCTCCTACATCTCCGACCGCCGCCCTCCCCATGCG CCGCCGAAGACCTTCAGGTCGTTCGGGGTGGAGGACCGTCCGGGGGAGCAGTGGGTGCGCCTCCGCGCcacccgcggcggcgaggaggtcaAGGTCGACGCCACCATgtgcgacggcgccgccgtcccgcccGCCGACGCGCCCCTCTTCCGCCGCGTCGAGTCGCTCGAGCACGGCCCGCGCCTCCACCTCAGCCTCATCGTCGAGGTCTCCCGCGCGGACCGCGTCCTCGGCTTCATCTGCTCCGCCTGGCCCGACGAGCTCGTCGTCCGCCACGTCCTCACTCTCCGAGACGCCGACGGTTCCAGCACCGGGAACGGAGGCCGCGACTTTGC GAAGCTGGAGGCAAAGGAGAGGGAGTCGGTGAGGAAATTCTTgcaggagagggaggtggatGACGAACTCGCGGAGTTCTTGCACGAATACATGGCAAACAAGGAAAAGATGGAGCTTCTCCGGTGGTTGCATATTGTTGAATCATTCGTCGAGAAGTAG